TCCATTATTCTATTCTTCTTTTCTTTATTTTTTATTAGACTCTTAAACTTTCATTGTCAAAATTAACATGTGTAAAGGTTTTTAGCCTATCAGCAATTCTTTGATTTTGAGTTAAATCAATTTTTTTCATTTTATTTTGTAAATCATTTAATGATAAATTTGTAGTTATAATTGTTTTTAATTTTTTATCCATTCGCATATCAATTATTTCCAACAATATTTCTAATTGAATTGGAGTTAGAGCACTTGAACCTATATCATCAATAATCAAAAGTGGAGTTAAAATTGTTTTACTTTTTTCAAACATAAAAGTTTGTTCATTAAATTGTCTTCAAAAATATGATCATTTAACAAACATTCCTAGTTCTTCAAGTTTTCTTGAATTAAATGTTTTTCCAGCACCAACATTTCCATAAACATAAAAGTTTGGCATTGTTTTTAAGTTTTTATAACCATTTTGTATAGCTACTTCGTACTCTCTGCCGTTTTTAACAATTTTTGTAAAGTCTGGATTTGTTTTATCCTTTTTAAGTTGTTTTACTAAATTATCAATATGACTTATGTATTTTTCTTTAGATAAGACATACAGTGGTTTTATATTTTCCATTTTATTTCACCATTAAAGTTATTTCAGCACTCTTATAAGATTTACAAGGAACTATTTTAATAACTTCTTTTTCTAATAATTTTTTATCTATTTTATTTGTATGATTTAAAATTGATTCTTGTTTTTTAACATCGAAAAAATCAATTTTTACATTATCTATTGTTTTATCTTTTTTGATTTCTTTTGACATCAACTTTCTCCTTTTGTTCGATCATTTTGATTTCTATTTTTGTAATGTTCTGATACGTTGAGCATTCTTCTTTTTTAACCACCATAGTTTTACCTAGTGGTGTAAATACACAATCATATTCATTCATGGATTTTAATAAGTGTGCGTACACTGTATTTATTAAGCCTTTAGCTTTGCGTTGGCTTATATTGTGTTTAGTTGCAAAGTCTTTTATATATTCTGTTTTGGTTAATTTTGTGATAAACATCATCTCCTATTTGTATTGGTATAATGATTATGGAAAGGAGAATATTATTATGTATTGAATTTTTTTAGAGAAAATACTTTCAATGATGTACATACCAATTCTTATATCTATTGGTTTCATTATTTTAATAGGATTGATTTACTGGCTAAGTAATAAATATGATTGACCAATAGAGATCTGATCTTTGGAATTATTTAAAAAACAAATTATAGTATTTTTCACTGTTTGAGGAATAAATATTTTCATTATTTTAGCAATCGGTTTCTTAGGTTTATATACCCTTGCTTGAAATGATGATTTCCTTGTTAAGCTTTATAATTTTTCATTAAAACTTTTAACCGAAGTTATGACCACAATAATAATTGCAATTGGATATATTCAACTAACTGTTTTTGGTGGTTGAAATATGTATTTATCTTTCAAAATTAAATCTGAGTTAAAAAACCAATCATAACTAAGACATTAACCAGAAGAACGTTTGCAGAAAATATAATTAAATATATTTCGAAGAGTTTTTTAAACTCTTTTTTATTTTTAGTTTTGATGTCATTCCTATCTGTTGAAAAATCTTTTTCTTTTGACTCTTTCTTAAAAAATCTATATTTATTGATAGCTAATATTCCAAGAATTATTGAAAACACAAACGAAAGAACAATTAAACAAATTATTGATATCGTCATTGATCCGCTCATTCTTTTCTCCTTTCATTAATCATTTTTTATATAAAATTTTGACGTATAAATTTTTCTTTCTTGTTCTTGTTCAATAAAATATTTAATGATTGATTCGCCACTTAACTGATATATTTCCTTAACATCGCCTTGAATATTTTTATATACACTATATTTTTTAAGTGGATCAATAGTTAATTTTCATGATTTATTATTTGTCTTAGCTTCTCATTCAAGTTCTTGCATTTGACAATAATACTCACTAACATTTATTCAACAAAAATTTTCAGACATGGGTATTAATGATGAAGGGATTTTAACTAAAAAAACTTTAATTTCTTTTTCCTTACCTGTTTCATTATCAAATGTTTTTGTAATTTTAAAAGTGTTTTTTAAATGCACTGTTTTGATGTTTAATATCACTTGACCGTTAGTTTTAATAAATGCCATAGATCTCCTTAATTAAAAAGTTTGTTATTTGTTGATTTATTGTAATCAATTGTTCTTTGTAATAAATTTGCGTTTCTTTTTGCCTGTAAATAATATTTATTAATCACATTATTAACTTGAAAATTTATTTTGTTTTGCTTTCACTTTTCCTCAGAATAATCTTTTTTAGTAAAATCAAGTTTATTTTTTTTATTATTGAAATTCCTTTGTTTTGCTTTTGCATTATCGTATTCTTTCAATTCTTGAATTAATATGTTTGCTAAATTAGGTATTATTCCTTGAAAATTATTATTTTCATCTTTGCTTAAAATATTTTTATTAAAAAACTGATTTTTTTTAAATTTTAAAAATTCCTTTTCGTCATCTAAATTGAAATTATAATCTCAACCTTTTTCTTCATTTGTTAAATCAAAATTCTTAATATTATCAATTTCACTATACTCATTTTTATAAGTTTTCAAAAAACGCTTAAACTCTTGTTCAGCATAAACTGTATTTTCTTTTTGAAATTCATCAAACGATGATTTTAATTCTGGTACTGAATCAATAAATGTATAAGTTAAATTAACTATTTCTTTTCTTGTTTTATGACTAAGTTTTTTAGAACCAAAAGTTAAATTAAAATTCTCTGAAGAAATTTTTTTAATTTTATTACTCAGTTTATTAATCACTTTATTAGGTAATTGAGTAGAATTTACTAAATCATCAAAAACTTTTTTGTAATCAAGTAAATTTAAATTATATTGTTCTCTGACATTGTCTTTACTTTTAAATAAATCATCAAATGTTTGTTTTCTTGTTTTTATAGAATGAGTTATATTTAGTTCTAAATCTCTTATTGAATTTTTGTCCAGTTTTCCCATTTTTCTAAATTCCTTTTTATTTCCATTTCATTTTGTTGGAACTTTTTCAAAGAAAGAAAAATGAAAATGTGTATTGTCTGTATTTTTATGAAAAGCCAAAACAGTTTCCATTTGTTTAATGTTAAAATCATTAAATTTTAAAAATTCTTTTAAGTTATTTGAAACAATTTTATGAAATTCATGTCCATTGTAAATTTGTTGCTTCTCCATAAAATCATTAGAAAAAGAAATAACACCTGATCAAACAATTTGATTTTCAGCGTCAATTTTTTTAAACGCCTGTTTTTTTCAATATAAAGCTTTCTTACTTATTTCACCATTTAGATCATAAAGACCAGTTTTATATTCCTTTTGTGCAGTAATTTCACTTAATGCTAAATAATAATCTTTAAAACTTTTTTTCCTTGTTGTTTTAATTAAATCTTTTTTATCATCTAAATCTAGAGTACCCAATAAACTGTTTAATTCATTAATTTGTTCTTTGAATTTAATTTCAGCTTGTTTCTTTTTTTCACTTAACAAAGCAATTTCTTCTTTTGTGAAATCAATTTTCATTACAGCTTCGTCTCTGGAAATATAATTTAAATATTCACCTGACTTATATCAATTTGCTTTTTTACTTATTTTTGGTATTCCATTTGAAACATATTTTATATCAACTAACGTAGGATAATTTTTAATAATGATCACCTCACGTGATTTGGGAAATATCCTTAATACCTTTAACTTTATATACAAACTTATTATTTTCTAATATATTTCCACTTGTTAAATTTTTGTAAAATGTATTTGACTTGAAATAAATATGTTTAAAAGTTTTGGGAAAGAATAAATTTTTTGTAAATGAGCATTCAATAAATCTTATCTTTCTTCATTCAGAATCAAACTCAAATATGCAACTTTGAAATTTACAATTTTTAAATTTGACTTTTGAAAATTCAGCAGAAAAAGTAATATTTCTAAATACACAATTTATAAAAATAGAATTATATATTTTCTTGTCGTGTAAATAAGCATTTTTAAATAGTTTATTTTTAACTATCAAATTGCCTTTTATTGATTTCATTACTTTTCCTTTCTTTAGTTTTGACATTTTTATTTTTAATATAACGAAGAACAAATTTAGTTTCATCGTTACCATTTGCAGAAATAATTTGTTTTAAAATTCAGTAGTGATCATGTTCAAGAACAGTTAAATTTTTTATGGGTTTTTCAATATTATATTTTTTATAGTAAATACTTGAACTAATAATTTCCTTATTCAATTGATCACAAATTCTATAAATAGTTTCAAAAGTATATTTTCTAATTAAAGTTTCTAGGCTATGATAATCTTTTGTACTTAAAGGATATAAATATTTTTTACTCA
This region of Mesoplasma melaleucae genomic DNA includes:
- a CDS encoding ATP-binding protein, which translates into the protein MENIKPLYVLSKEKYISHIDNLVKQLKKDKTNPDFTKIVKNGREYEVAIQNGYKNLKTMPNFYVYGNVGAGKTFNSRKLEELGMFVKWSYFWRQFNEQTFMFEKSKTILTPLLIIDDIGSSALTPIQLEILLEIIDMRMDKKLKTIITTNLSLNDLQNKMKKIDLTQNQRIADRLKTFTHVNFDNESLRV
- the mobL gene encoding relaxase MobL, encoding MIIIKNYPTLVDIKYVSNGIPKISKKANWYKSGEYLNYISRDEAVMKIDFTKEEIALLSEKKKQAEIKFKEQINELNSLLGTLDLDDKKDLIKTTRKKSFKDYYLALSEITAQKEYKTGLYDLNGEISKKALYWKKQAFKKIDAENQIVWSGVISFSNDFMEKQQIYNGHEFHKIVSNNLKEFLKFNDFNIKQMETVLAFHKNTDNTHFHFSFFEKVPTKWNGNKKEFRKMGKLDKNSIRDLELNITHSIKTRKQTFDDLFKSKDNVREQYNLNLLDYKKVFDDLVNSTQLPNKVINKLSNKIKKISSENFNLTFGSKKLSHKTRKEIVNLTYTFIDSVPELKSSFDEFQKENTVYAEQEFKRFLKTYKNEYSEIDNIKNFDLTNEEKGWDYNFNLDDEKEFLKFKKNQFFNKNILSKDENNNFQGIIPNLANILIQELKEYDNAKAKQRNFNNKKNKLDFTKKDYSEEKWKQNKINFQVNNVINKYYLQAKRNANLLQRTIDYNKSTNNKLFN